The nucleotide sequence GTGCTCGTTGTGCACTTCCCGCTGCCAGATGGGATGGCGCCGCACTTCGATGTGGGAGATCTGCTGCATGGCCCCTCCACTGTGAGGGCTCCGAGGTCCGTACTTCGCGCGGGCCACCAAGGCCGAAGCGCTTTCCCGATAACTACTTGGAAGGAACGACTCCCCGGCCGACCTGTACACTCGGGGCACCCCGAGGCGAGGAGTCACTCACCTTCATTGCAAAGCGTGAGCCGCGTCACCAACGCCCCCGGGACGGTGGCGACGTTGCTCCCCGCTACTCGAGCACCAGGATGGTGAAGTACGTGTCGGCCGGCGCGCCGTCGCCGCGGTTCCAGCACCGCACCGTTGCGTCGAGCGATGAGCCATTCCCTCCGTTAGCCCAACCCGAAACCTGACAGGTGAACAGGCCGCCGCCGTATGGCGAGACGTGAACGGTCTCCGATGCATTCCCGATCTTGGCCAGCCCCGGGAAGGAGACGACGTAGCTTCCGGTGGCCGCATGGGTGATGCGCACCGGCTGCCCCGACGAGGTGCGCTGGTGTTCGAGGCTCGGCGTGTACGTCCCGCCAAGGGCGGTGGCGGGTTCGTTCGACCAGGCGAAGGCAAAGCGTTTCCCCGCGCGTCCGTTCTCCAGCATGAGGAGTGAGAAGCGCGCGTCGGCCAGGGCGCCGCTCGGCGCGTAGCAGATCACGCTCGCCCACACGTCGCCATTCCAGGACGAGACCTTGCACAGGTCCGACGCACCGCCGTAGGTCGAGACGAAGTAGCTCTGCGGCGTGGGATCGGCCTGCCCGTTGAGCTGCACCAGGTAGCTCCCCGCCGTCGAGCGCGAGATGCCGACAGCGCTGTCGAAGGAGGAGTAGGTGTTGCCGGGTTCGGGCGCGTAGTGCGCGGCCGCGTCGCCCGAGACGGTGAAGCCGAGGTGAGACGGGAGCGAGTGCGACCCGACCACGAGCACGGAGAAACGCACGTCGGCGTCGGCGCCGCCAAAGGTGTAGCACGACACCGAGA is from Gemmatimonadaceae bacterium and encodes:
- a CDS encoding Ig-like domain-containing protein encodes the protein MSKSVSVVGSALREKASRVMGTCALVALAGCAAEGGNALSPDDINDRVATLAIQPVTMTVYAGDTVQLAVDARDGAGRSVDGATITWTSGNEALATFAPGGRLVGQGHGTVTVTATAGIARASAKLPVRLTAESRRFAYAWVHDASTSNSYAPTSAYQHNETGGGIRVAHLATGHYVVSFERMAKVDSTFRETVLVTPNGSAGERCNLNGWGNNANGRDLDVSVSCYTFGGADADVRFSVLVVGSHSLPSHLGFTVSGDAAAHYAPEPGNTYSSFDSAVGISRSTAGSYLVQLNGQADPTPQSYFVSTYGGASDLCKVSSWNGDVWASVICYAPSGALADARFSLLMLENGRAGKRFAFAWSNEPATALGGTYTPSLEHQRTSSGQPVRITHAATGSYVVSFPGLAKIGNASETVHVSPYGGGLFTCQVSGWANGGNGSSLDATVRCWNRGDGAPADTYFTILVLE